A DNA window from Vigna angularis cultivar LongXiaoDou No.4 chromosome 1, ASM1680809v1, whole genome shotgun sequence contains the following coding sequences:
- the LOC108319171 gene encoding BTB/POZ domain-containing protein At3g50780-like, with protein sequence MAEIRLTRMEQGQTKIKNVPIAVTPEGFWCCPSPVVFQKSLKAQNPLNKSKPSSPPPKTNVQKKPVSTPVYERRTTAASPSRLVFSDDQQCSTAPERPPPPTSSVAAAERGPRPKIESLPKKVAIEFGEPGTCDMKVILLGKQGFCVKLSVHRNVLTEKSSFFSEKLSEQSGLSCLQIGDCEDVEIYVETVGLMYCKEMKQRLMKQSVSRILRILKVAEFLGFSSCIQSCLEFLEAVPWVGEEEEEKVVSTVLQLQAEGIGVNPVLKRVSSDISNVPKDTLSQIIDLVLKSNEERGRREMKSIVLKLLRENNSLPSYARTTDICNDTIYKSCRSCLDSLLALFKQAAEPSENRDPLAKCIALEADNLTWLLEILVDKQAGDEFAVMWANQQELAMLHAKLPTVLRYCVSCLSGRLYVGIGRGELLPSKETRRLLLQTWLQPLMNDYNWLQHGCRSFDRKLVEEGIGRTILTLPLEDQQSILLSWFQSFLKTGDSCPNLQRAFEVWWRRTFIRPYVDNLGNVAVSDSSILPKEHD encoded by the exons ATGGCAGAAATTAGGCTTACCAGGATGGAGCAAGGCCAAACCAAGATTAAAAATGTTCCAATAGCTGTGACCCCAGAAGGGTTTTGGTGCTGTCCTTCCCCTGTGGTGTTTCAGAAAAGCCTCAAGGCTCAGAATCCTCTCAATAAGTCAAAACCCTCTTCACCCCCACCAAAAACCAATGTTCAAAAAAAGCCAGTGTCTACGCCAGTGTACGAGAGAAGAACTACTGCAGCTTCCCCTTCCAGATTGGTGTTTTCTGATGATCAGCAATGTTCAACTGCCCCAGAAAGACCTCCTCCACCTACTTCATCTGTGGCTGCTGCAGAAAGGGGACCCAGGCCAAAGATTGAATCTTTGCCTAAGAAGGTTGCTATTGAGTTTGGTGAACCTGGAACTTGTGATATGAAAGTGATTTTGCTAGGAAAGCAGGGGTTTTGTGTCAAGTTAAGTGTGCACAGGAATGTTCTGACCGAGAAGAGTAGCTTCTTCTCCGAAAAACTATCTGAACAATCGGGTTTGTCTTGTCTCCAAATCGGTGACTGCGAGGATGTTGAGATATATGTTGAAACTGTTGGTCTTATGTACTGTAAGGAGATGAAGCAGCGGCTTATGAAGCAAAGTGTTTCTCGTATTCTTCGAATACTTAAG GTAGCAGAATTCCTTGGCTTCAGCTCATGCATCCAATCATGTTTGGAGTTCTTGGAAGCAGTCCCTTGGgttggagaagaagaggaagagaaggtGGTGTCAACAGTGCTACAACTCCAAGCAGAAGGAATTGGAGTCAACCCTGTACTGAAACGAGTTTCATCTGACATTTCTAATGTCCCAAAAGATACTCTTTCCCAAATCATCGACCTTGTATTGAAAAGCAACGAGGAAAGAGGCCGGCGAGAGATGAAATCCATCGTTCTGAAGCTCCTAAGGGAGAACAACAGTCTTCCAAGCTATGCACGCACAACCGACATATGCAATGACACCATTTACAAATCATGCAGAAGCTGCTTGGATTCGTTACTGGCACTGTTCAAGCAGGCTGCAGAACCCAGTGAGAACCGAGATCCTCTGGCAAAGTGCATAGCTCTTGAAGCTGATAACTTAACGTGGTTGCTTGAGATTTTAGTTGACAAACAAGCTGGTGATGAGTTTGCAGTGATGTGGGCAAACCAACAGGAACTTGCCATGTTACATGCAAAGCTGCCAACCGTGTTGCGGTACTGTGTTAGCTGTCTTTCTGGGAGATTGTATGTGGGCATTGGAAGAGGGGAGTTGCTTCCATCGAAGGAGACACGGAGGTTGTTGTTACAGACATGGCTTCAGCCTCTGATGAATGACTACAACTGGCTGCAGCATGGATGCAGATCATTCGATAGGAAACTTGTGGAAGAAGGAATTGGGAGGACTATTCTGACCTTGCCTCTGGAGGATCAACAGAGCATTTTGCTTTCATGGTTTCAGAGTTTCTTGAAAACTGGTGATAGCTGTCCCAATCTTCAGAGGGCCTTTGAGGTGTGGTGGAGGAGAACTTTCATCAGGCCTTATGTGGACAACCTAGGTAACGTTGCTGTGTCAGATAGTTCAATATTGCCAAAGGAACATGACTGA